A region of Pseudomonas putida DNA encodes the following proteins:
- a CDS encoding asparaginase codes for MRAVKNLLVLYTGGTIGMLETPEGLAPAGGFDARMREHFAQLTDAPQTHWTLQEMNPLLDSANMQQHNWLAMRDAIVQAVDVAGHDGVLVLHGTDTLAHSAAALSFLLLGLPAPVLLTGSMLPAGAPGSDAWDNLCGALRQFEQGLEDGVQLYFHGQLLHGCRASKLRSEAFDAFAALPRHRDSERASALPAELGYTHPRQPVNLAVMPVFPGLQAGHLRALLDSGVQGLLLECYGSGTGPSDDQALLDVLQAARQRGVVLVAISQCPEGSVVFDTYAAGNRLRGAGLVSGGGMTREAALGKLFALLGAGLGAEAAEQWFALDLCGERA; via the coding sequence ATGCGCGCAGTAAAGAATCTTCTCGTCCTGTACACCGGCGGCACCATCGGCATGCTCGAAACCCCTGAAGGCCTGGCGCCAGCGGGCGGTTTTGATGCGCGGATGCGCGAGCACTTCGCCCAACTGACCGATGCACCACAAACGCACTGGACACTGCAGGAAATGAACCCGCTGCTCGACAGCGCCAACATGCAGCAGCACAACTGGCTGGCCATGCGCGATGCCATCGTCCAGGCAGTGGACGTTGCCGGCCATGATGGCGTGCTGGTTCTGCATGGCACCGACACCCTGGCGCACAGTGCCGCAGCGTTGTCGTTCCTGCTGCTTGGCTTGCCGGCACCGGTGCTGCTGACCGGCTCAATGTTGCCGGCCGGTGCACCGGGCAGTGATGCCTGGGACAACCTGTGCGGCGCCCTGCGCCAGTTCGAGCAGGGCCTGGAAGACGGCGTGCAGCTGTACTTTCACGGGCAGTTGCTGCACGGCTGCCGGGCTTCGAAACTGCGCAGCGAGGCCTTCGATGCCTTTGCTGCCCTGCCGCGTCATCGCGACAGTGAGCGTGCCAGCGCCCTTCCCGCCGAGCTTGGCTACACGCACCCGCGCCAGCCGGTCAACCTGGCGGTGATGCCGGTGTTTCCTGGCTTGCAGGCCGGGCATCTGCGGGCACTGCTCGACAGCGGCGTGCAAGGGTTGCTGCTGGAGTGCTACGGCAGCGGCACCGGCCCATCGGATGACCAGGCATTGCTGGACGTGCTGCAGGCCGCTCGCCAGCGGGGTGTGGTGCTGGTTGCGATCAGCCAGTGCCCGGAAGGGTCGGTGGTGTTCGATACCTATGCAGCAGGTAACCGCCTGCGTGGCGCTGGCCTTGTCAGTGGCGGCGGCATGACCCGTGAGGCGGCGCTGGGCAAATTGTTTGCGCTGCTGGGGGCTGGGTTGGGGGCAGAAGCTGCAGAGCAGTGGTTTGCACTGGATCTGTGTGGTGAGCGGGCTTAA
- the selB gene encoding selenocysteine-specific translation elongation factor, whose amino-acid sequence MIVGTAGHIDHGKTALLRALTGQAGDHRQEERERGMTIDLGYRYAALAAGAPLTGFIDVPGHERFIHNMLAGAHGIDLVLLVVAADDGVMPQTREHLAIIELLGIPQALVAVSKCDRVEPSRLAEVQAQIAALLAPGPYAGASQFALSSVTGEGVDALRQALLQAQGRVRQRSVRGGFRLAIDRAFAVSGAGVVVTGTALAGQVRAGDTLLLGKAGKPVRVRGLHAQNQAALMAEAGQRVALNIAAERLAVEQVHRSDWLVPEWLHAPSVRVDIELTLLAGEPRPFEHFSAVHVHLGTQDVTARVALLEGEVLLAGQRMFAQLLLNAPLQAVHGDRLVLRDQRAQRTLGGGRVLDPFAPSRQRRSEARLCQLQVLRDAEDLEQALPALLDTAPAGLDPQRLERQFNRLRAGWQLPANVVVIATRQGPLLFARATWDALKQQLLEQLALFHQQEPDQLGPDRDRLRRFAALALERPAFVSLLDELLDEGQVSSSGPWLHLPDHKVQLSEADNALWARLEPRLLEGQYDPPWVRTLANEAGCAEADIRLLLRKLARLGGVHQVVRDLFYPAATVQRMAALLLGQASEASVVQVAAFRDMLGIGRKRSVQILEYFDRIGLTRRVADQRYIRADSALAQQQARH is encoded by the coding sequence GTGATTGTCGGCACTGCGGGCCATATCGACCACGGCAAGACCGCTCTGCTCCGGGCCTTGACCGGGCAGGCTGGCGACCATCGCCAGGAAGAGCGCGAGCGCGGCATGACCATCGATCTGGGCTACCGCTATGCAGCGCTGGCCGCAGGCGCGCCACTGACTGGCTTCATCGATGTGCCTGGCCACGAGCGTTTTATCCACAACATGCTGGCGGGGGCCCACGGCATCGACCTGGTGTTGCTGGTGGTGGCGGCGGACGACGGCGTCATGCCGCAGACCCGTGAGCACCTGGCGATCATCGAGTTGCTCGGCATCCCTCAGGCGCTGGTGGCAGTCAGTAAGTGCGACCGGGTAGAGCCGTCGCGCTTGGCCGAGGTGCAGGCGCAGATTGCCGCGCTGCTGGCGCCGGGGCCTTATGCAGGGGCCTCGCAATTTGCACTGTCCAGCGTCACGGGCGAGGGGGTGGATGCGTTACGCCAGGCGCTGCTGCAGGCTCAAGGGCGCGTGCGGCAGCGCAGCGTGCGCGGCGGTTTTCGTTTGGCCATCGACCGCGCCTTTGCCGTATCCGGTGCCGGCGTGGTGGTCACCGGCACGGCATTGGCCGGCCAGGTCCGTGCGGGCGATACCTTGTTGTTGGGCAAGGCAGGCAAACCTGTGCGGGTGCGCGGCCTGCATGCGCAGAACCAAGCAGCGCTGATGGCCGAAGCGGGCCAGCGGGTGGCGTTGAACATCGCCGCCGAGCGGTTGGCGGTCGAGCAGGTGCACCGGAGTGACTGGCTGGTGCCCGAGTGGCTGCACGCGCCCAGCGTTCGGGTCGATATCGAACTGACGCTGCTTGCCGGTGAACCCCGCCCGTTCGAGCACTTCAGCGCCGTGCACGTCCATCTTGGCACCCAGGATGTGACCGCCCGCGTGGCGTTGCTCGAAGGTGAGGTGCTGCTGGCAGGCCAGCGCATGTTTGCCCAGTTGTTACTCAACGCGCCGCTGCAAGCCGTGCATGGCGACCGGCTGGTGCTGCGCGATCAGCGCGCCCAGCGCACGCTGGGGGGCGGGCGGGTGCTTGACCCGTTTGCGCCGAGTCGGCAGCGCCGTAGTGAGGCGCGGTTGTGTCAGCTCCAGGTGCTGCGTGATGCCGAGGACCTGGAGCAGGCGTTACCCGCCTTGCTGGACACCGCGCCCGCCGGGCTCGACCCGCAGCGGCTGGAGCGGCAGTTCAATCGCTTGCGTGCGGGCTGGCAGTTGCCGGCGAATGTCGTGGTGATTGCCACGCGTCAGGGGCCGTTGTTGTTTGCTCGCGCGACGTGGGACGCGCTGAAGCAACAGTTGCTGGAGCAACTGGCGCTGTTTCACCAGCAGGAACCCGACCAGCTCGGCCCGGATCGCGACCGCTTGCGACGCTTTGCGGCCTTGGCGCTGGAGCGTCCGGCGTTCGTCAGCCTGTTGGATGAGTTGCTCGATGAGGGGCAGGTTTCCAGCAGCGGCCCTTGGTTGCATCTACCCGATCACAAGGTGCAGTTGAGTGAGGCCGATAACGCCTTGTGGGCGCGATTGGAGCCACGTTTGCTGGAGGGGCAGTACGATCCACCCTGGGTCAGGACCTTGGCGAACGAAGCGGGCTGCGCCGAGGCGGATATCCGCCTGCTGTTGCGCAAGTTGGCCAGGCTGGGGGGGGTGCACCAGGTGGTGCGTGACCTGTTCTACCCGGCAGCGACGGTGCAGCGCATGGCCGCGTTGTTGCTTGGCCAGGCAAGTGAAGCGTCGGTAGTGCAGGTGGCAGCGTTTCGCGATATGTTGGGCATCGGTCGCAAGCGCAGTGTGCAGATTCTCGAGTACTTCGACCGCATCGGCCTGACCCGCAGGGTTGCCGATCAGCGTTACATCCGCGCCGACAGCGCCCTGGCCCAGCAGCAGGCCAGGCACTGA